A single window of Pseudanabaenaceae cyanobacterium SKYG29 DNA harbors:
- the cpdA gene encoding 3',5'-cyclic-AMP phosphodiesterase — MSLQIVQLTDIHLCDDPNQVLLGVNTDKSFDRVLSCIRQSLPHLLLLTGDLAQDGGKPSYRRLVQKVTQLNVPAYYLPGNHDDLEAMMETIPPENLAINRSVVAGGWHLVLLNSAVPGLVEGKLGSSTLLWLERALQQYPDLPTLIALHHPVLPVGSVWLDRIGLQDSEEFWRICGNYPQVKVVIAGHAHQEHEVWRFTAKGMVRSLVTPSTCAQFQPNSPEFATDNLPPGCRRLTLESNGKFTTIVERVK, encoded by the coding sequence ATGTCCCTGCAAATAGTGCAACTGACAGACATCCATCTGTGCGACGACCCTAACCAAGTCCTACTAGGGGTGAACACCGATAAAAGTTTCGATCGTGTCCTCTCCTGTATCCGCCAAAGCTTACCCCATTTACTGCTATTGACAGGAGATTTAGCCCAGGACGGGGGTAAGCCTTCCTATCGCCGCCTTGTCCAGAAAGTGACCCAATTGAACGTGCCTGCTTACTACTTACCTGGGAATCATGATGACCTGGAGGCAATGATGGAAACTATCCCCCCGGAGAACCTCGCCATTAATCGATCGGTGGTAGCAGGGGGGTGGCATCTGGTGTTATTGAATTCGGCTGTACCCGGTTTAGTGGAAGGGAAACTCGGTAGTAGTACCTTACTATGGCTGGAACGGGCTTTGCAACAATACCCTGACCTACCTACTTTGATTGCCCTCCACCATCCTGTGTTACCGGTTGGGTCGGTGTGGCTCGATCGGATTGGTCTACAGGACAGTGAAGAGTTTTGGCGAATCTGTGGTAATTATCCCCAGGTCAAGGTAGTGATTGCAGGACACGCCCACCAAGAGCATGAGGTATGGCGATTTACTGCCAAGGGTATGGTGCGCTCCCTAGTTACTCCTTCTACCTGTGCTCAATTCCAACCCAACAGTCCCGAATTTGCCACTGACAACCTTCCCCCTGGCTGTCGCCGCCTCACCCTTGAATCCAACGGCAAATTCACAACCATTGTTGAAAGAGTTAAATGA
- a CDS encoding NB-ARC domain-containing protein, translating to MLATSDPIDQAFAEAAQEWDLERLYSDLEKISAKELKPIEKACLRGLLCRYRPGQIAHKLAWTSGALRVELNKGLYRHIEALTGQPPNTLRWEKISEWLAQYRYSDRQAAPPAHHIDWGEAPEVRQFFGRRDELQTLQQWIVHDRCRVVGIWGMGGIGKTALAVKLVEQINHHFTFVLWRSLRYVLPLSQVIEGWSKKLGNDTGDLLGALKQQRCLLVIDDFEAVLQDGELAGAYRLGCESYGTLIRRLGAERHQSCVVILSREHPKELLLLQGEELPVRSLKLRGMQPEGAKELLRAKGFDPNLPGVNELIQQYRGNPSALKLVALTIKELFNGNVTEFLRQTALGLGDVLRSLLYEQFNRLSESEKEILYWLALKRRPIDLQELRSAMAITATGSELIDALESLRWRSLIEKTNDEPVKFTLEPVVMKYVNQKLSEEIILELTSIIEHKQINTMYFLQRFPLVEDTAPDNIRAVQIRLILKPIKDKTYALLSKTNTNPHDLQTILGQLTPSECLENNLVLLGLWLDREAS from the coding sequence ATGCTGGCAACTTCTGACCCCATCGACCAAGCTTTTGCAGAAGCCGCCCAGGAATGGGATTTAGAGCGTCTCTATAGTGATTTAGAAAAAATTAGTGCTAAGGAACTGAAACCAATTGAGAAAGCCTGTCTGCGGGGACTCCTCTGCCGCTACCGCCCTGGGCAAATTGCCCACAAACTAGCCTGGACATCAGGGGCACTGCGGGTGGAACTAAACAAGGGGCTTTATCGCCACATTGAAGCACTGACAGGACAACCACCCAACACCCTGCGCTGGGAAAAAATCAGTGAATGGTTAGCCCAGTACAGGTATAGCGATCGGCAAGCCGCACCACCAGCTCACCACATCGATTGGGGAGAAGCCCCCGAAGTACGGCAATTTTTCGGCAGGAGGGACGAATTACAAACCTTACAGCAGTGGATCGTGCATGACCGGTGTCGTGTCGTGGGGATTTGGGGGATGGGGGGCATTGGCAAAACTGCCCTGGCGGTCAAATTAGTGGAACAGATCAATCACCATTTTACTTTTGTGTTATGGCGGTCTTTACGGTATGTTTTACCTTTATCCCAAGTGATAGAAGGATGGAGTAAAAAACTGGGGAATGACACAGGAGATTTACTAGGTGCCCTCAAACAACAACGCTGCCTGTTAGTTATCGATGACTTTGAAGCAGTATTGCAAGATGGAGAACTAGCAGGGGCTTATCGCTTAGGCTGCGAAAGTTACGGCACTTTAATAAGAAGATTGGGCGCGGAAAGACATCAGAGTTGTGTGGTCATCCTCAGTCGGGAACATCCCAAAGAACTATTGTTATTACAGGGGGAAGAATTACCCGTGCGGTCATTGAAACTAAGGGGAATGCAGCCAGAAGGAGCCAAGGAATTACTACGCGCCAAAGGATTTGACCCTAACTTGCCAGGCGTAAATGAGCTAATTCAACAATATCGGGGGAATCCCTCCGCTCTTAAACTAGTTGCTCTGACCATCAAAGAATTATTTAATGGCAATGTCACAGAATTTCTGCGGCAAACCGCTCTGGGTTTAGGGGATGTCCTCCGTAGTTTATTATATGAACAGTTTAACCGCCTATCAGAGTCAGAAAAAGAAATTTTATACTGGCTAGCATTGAAGCGCCGCCCGATCGATTTACAGGAATTACGGTCAGCCATGGCAATCACTGCTACAGGTTCGGAGTTAATTGATGCATTAGAATCTTTGCGGTGGCGGTCGTTAATTGAGAAAACAAATGATGAGCCTGTTAAATTTACCCTAGAGCCAGTAGTGATGAAATATGTCAATCAAAAACTGAGTGAAGAAATTATCCTAGAGCTGACATCCATAATTGAGCACAAGCAGATAAATACCATGTACTTTCTGCAACGGTTCCCTCTTGTAGAAGACACTGCGCCTGACAATATCCGTGCTGTACAGATTCGCTTAATCCTAAAACCGATTAAAGATAAAACCTATGCTCTATTAAGTAAAACTAATACTAATCCCCATGACCTACAAACCATCCTTGGGCAACTAACGCCCAGTGAATGCCTGGAAAATAATTTGGTTTTGTTAGGTCTCTGGCTCGATCGTGAAGCTTCCTAG
- a CDS encoding DnaJ domain-containing protein gives MKTPNYYTILQVHHTAPQNEIKRAYRQLVKQYHPDLNHGLDNHEKIAQINVAYETLSNPKSRASYDISIGVSSQNNTNVSQRGLKTRGKTEDERVQEWITKVYEPICQFLGKTLPQLQDQIDALADDPFDDQLMSVFLDYLATCRSGYSQAQRLFRQFPNPSCKAAVAEYLFHCLNQLGDGIEELYYFTNNLDDRHLHTGIELWRIAEEMYQSAKEEMSL, from the coding sequence ATGAAAACTCCCAACTACTACACCATACTACAGGTACATCATACTGCTCCCCAAAATGAAATTAAAAGAGCCTATCGACAGCTAGTCAAACAATATCATCCTGACCTGAACCACGGTTTAGATAATCATGAAAAAATAGCTCAAATTAATGTTGCCTATGAAACTCTGAGTAACCCGAAGAGTCGTGCTTCCTATGATATTAGTATTGGTGTATCTTCCCAAAATAATACAAATGTATCCCAGCGAGGTCTGAAAACTAGGGGCAAGACGGAAGATGAAAGAGTACAGGAGTGGATAACCAAAGTCTATGAGCCAATCTGCCAGTTTTTAGGTAAAACCCTCCCGCAATTGCAGGACCAGATTGATGCCCTAGCGGACGACCCCTTTGATGATCAACTGATGTCCGTTTTTTTGGATTATTTAGCGACATGCCGCTCTGGCTACAGTCAGGCGCAACGTCTATTCCGGCAATTTCCCAATCCCAGCTGCAAAGCCGCTGTAGCGGAATATCTCTTTCACTGTTTGAATCAACTGGGAGACGGCATAGAGGAGTTGTACTATTTCACCAACAACTTGGACGATCGGCATCTGCACACAGGGATCGAACTCTGGCGCATTGCAGAAGAAATGTATCAATCCGCAAAAGAAGAAATGAGCTTGTAG
- the trpA gene encoding tryptophan synthase subunit alpha, with product MMTVSEKFKLLREKGEAALIPFITAGDPDLETTIVALQALDRQGADFIELGIPYADPLADGPVIQAAATRALQRGTNFARILEVLEEVKDKINAPLIIFSYINPILQLGVSHFLQKIYDRGARGLVVPDLPLEEAQIVLAPAQDIGIEVTLLVAPTTPTERMARIAHYSQGFVYLVSTTGVTGMRAQVGKRVQKMLADLRTVTDKPIGVGFGISQPEHARQVIAWHADAAIVGSAMVKRLSEGGVQSMAELCAALKKAIRWETTIG from the coding sequence ATGATGACGGTATCGGAAAAATTTAAGCTGCTACGGGAGAAGGGGGAAGCCGCTCTCATTCCCTTTATTACAGCTGGTGACCCTGACCTAGAGACTACGATTGTGGCACTACAGGCACTCGATCGCCAGGGAGCTGATTTTATTGAATTAGGGATTCCCTATGCTGATCCCTTAGCGGACGGTCCTGTAATTCAAGCGGCAGCTACGCGGGCACTACAGCGGGGAACGAATTTTGCCAGAATTTTAGAAGTTTTAGAAGAGGTAAAAGATAAAATCAATGCGCCCCTGATCATTTTTTCCTACATTAATCCTATCTTGCAGCTAGGGGTCTCTCATTTTTTGCAGAAGATATACGATCGGGGGGCACGGGGTTTAGTTGTCCCTGATTTGCCCTTGGAAGAAGCCCAAATTGTCCTGGCACCAGCGCAAGATATTGGTATTGAGGTTACTCTCTTAGTTGCTCCTACTACACCCACAGAGCGGATGGCACGAATCGCTCACTATTCCCAGGGCTTTGTTTATTTGGTCAGTACAACGGGAGTGACAGGCATGCGCGCCCAGGTGGGTAAAAGGGTGCAAAAGATGTTAGCAGACTTGCGAACAGTAACAGACAAACCAATTGGTGTGGGTTTTGGTATTTCCCAACCAGAACATGCGAGACAGGTAATTGCTTGGCATGCTGATGCGGCGATTGTGGGCAGTGCCATGGTCAAACGGCTATCAGAAGGAGGGGTGCAAAGTATGGCAGAATTGTGTGCCGCCTTAAAGAAAGCTATTAGATGGGAAACAACGATCGGCTAG
- a CDS encoding GAF domain-containing protein, translating into MDIKELLDIELWEKIPLGVFVINVLGTVLWVNEWGCQLLGVSAEKIVGHPAFHNSVVGIDGIPLLPEQLPFYQAINTAQPVRQAILGINQPHKKWFLMDAIPKCNDNGEVVVVVITCQDITAQREAEQQKQNLSKRIQAILNSSLNGVAILHNDRVIEANLKLAQMLGYTMTELLQLTPKDWEPAIRDRIRSSNIGANVYEAVHHRKDGSTYDAEVIVTALEIEGQEYYIYIAKDISYQKAVEIALKKSREQFTNIFQSISDAVVYLDRDYIIQFANNLFLAKFDKSAEEVIHAYFPDIIGAEQFNKVKPKLERCLQGEFVTFADWFNYPRVGRRYISVTYSPYRNHRKEVLGVVITCRDITTEKLAQEELEQQRKQDNLIATIANILLRNRDYQEFLTEVLPLLHGYWQCDRVLAYEFQSHGIATLVSATVGEGIEAVAQHICLQCIEEHVWQPNAVMTSSDITNSGYSSSYRQFLLDQGIRAQMVVGIWCGQQLWGGIFIQQQQPRQWTEGDRQCLATVSTQLGIAIYQANLYHNLQKQLAQSQLLYRIASCIKDFVEIERVFDYVTTEIGRFYQGNIVTIQKYDSQTSTWSKQSLYPPSCTNYINPTTAVEASLLEGEITTLTEADQQGLLVPIKIDDKLWGCLTLQTSASVILTEEVQQFMQTIVDQLTVGIKNYQATMSRISMQQELIRLNDELEEIVFNRTNALLESQLLLRTQYEQDKLINKIIDRIRNTIELTTMLQTTVQEVRDLVQTNRVLIYQLMPDGTGQVLAEAVDKHTPSLLGMRFNPEVFPPDCYSAFVQGRISIINNPTEVRTPCLGEFMNSLGVKAVVVIGLILAEQLWGLLILHQCDQERVWQPTEIKLLERISRSLALGIKQADLYQRLERQVNQLIELNQVLELRLKQEQLINLISEQVRWSGSIHEILILAATEIRHFLEADRVSIVQVRDGKVIRSFQSPSDSPITAIDCDTLLVGFNQGNYYQDSHKLILPILIQNNKNWGFVIVFNCLPTKWNITTIRLLTQITSQLGLAIDRLTFYYKMESELRQKNALLKEVHHRVKNNLQIMSSILRMQSRKVDKALLPVLDDAQNRIYAMSLVHEQLYRTDNFAAINMRDYVHRLVQTIFGTYQERSKHIETVLEIPDISIPLEKTIPLGLILNELITNAIKYAFPEGRGKFTIQVTQTDTGIEIVIADNGVGLPADLDIHRAKTLGMILVADLTEQLEGKISYRNDNGAVFTLVLPNFTSTADT; encoded by the coding sequence ATGGACATTAAGGAATTGCTTGATATTGAACTGTGGGAAAAAATACCACTTGGTGTTTTTGTTATCAACGTTCTGGGCACAGTTTTGTGGGTTAATGAGTGGGGTTGTCAATTATTGGGAGTGTCCGCCGAGAAGATAGTTGGTCATCCTGCCTTTCATAACAGCGTGGTGGGGATAGATGGCATACCATTATTGCCCGAACAATTGCCTTTCTATCAAGCTATCAATACTGCTCAACCTGTACGCCAAGCTATTTTGGGGATCAATCAACCCCATAAAAAGTGGTTTTTGATGGATGCTATTCCCAAGTGTAATGACAACGGGGAAGTAGTAGTTGTTGTAATTACTTGCCAGGACATTACTGCCCAAAGGGAAGCGGAACAGCAAAAGCAAAATCTCTCTAAACGCATTCAAGCTATTCTCAATAGTTCTCTCAATGGTGTAGCTATTTTGCATAACGATCGGGTGATTGAAGCCAACCTTAAGTTGGCCCAGATGCTCGGTTACACTATGACGGAGTTACTACAACTAACACCGAAAGACTGGGAGCCAGCAATTAGAGACCGTATCCGATCCAGTAATATTGGTGCCAATGTCTACGAGGCAGTCCATCATCGCAAGGATGGTTCTACCTATGATGCGGAAGTGATAGTAACTGCCCTAGAAATAGAAGGTCAGGAATACTATATCTATATTGCCAAAGACATTAGCTATCAAAAAGCTGTGGAAATAGCTCTGAAAAAAAGCAGAGAACAATTTACTAACATCTTTCAGTCCATTTCTGATGCTGTTGTTTATCTCGATCGGGATTACATCATTCAGTTTGCTAACAATCTCTTTTTAGCCAAGTTTGACAAGTCAGCAGAAGAAGTAATCCATGCTTATTTCCCTGACATAATTGGTGCAGAACAGTTTAACAAAGTAAAGCCCAAGTTAGAGCGCTGCTTACAGGGAGAATTTGTCACATTTGCTGATTGGTTTAATTATCCCCGTGTAGGTCGTCGTTACATCAGTGTTACCTATTCCCCCTATCGCAATCACAGGAAAGAGGTTTTGGGTGTAGTCATAACCTGCCGTGATATTACCACTGAAAAACTTGCCCAGGAGGAATTGGAACAGCAGAGAAAGCAGGATAATTTAATTGCTACGATCGCTAATATATTACTGCGTAATCGGGATTACCAGGAATTTTTAACTGAGGTTTTACCACTGCTGCATGGCTATTGGCAGTGCGATCGGGTGTTGGCATATGAATTTCAAAGTCATGGCATTGCCACACTAGTTAGTGCCACAGTAGGGGAGGGCATAGAAGCAGTAGCGCAACATATTTGTCTGCAGTGTATAGAGGAGCATGTTTGGCAGCCGAATGCAGTAATGACAAGCAGCGATATTACTAATTCTGGCTACAGTAGTAGCTACAGACAATTTTTACTAGACCAAGGGATTAGAGCGCAGATGGTAGTGGGGATATGGTGCGGTCAACAACTATGGGGGGGCATTTTTATCCAGCAGCAACAACCACGGCAGTGGACAGAGGGAGACAGGCAATGCTTAGCTACTGTCAGTACACAATTAGGGATAGCTATTTATCAAGCCAACCTATACCATAATTTACAGAAGCAACTCGCCCAGTCTCAGCTCCTTTATCGGATTGCTAGCTGTATTAAAGACTTCGTAGAGATAGAGAGAGTTTTTGACTATGTCACTACAGAAATTGGCAGGTTTTATCAGGGGAATATCGTCACTATTCAAAAGTATGATAGCCAAACCTCTACCTGGTCTAAACAGTCCCTTTATCCTCCTAGCTGTACAAACTACATTAATCCCACTACTGCAGTCGAGGCTTCATTGCTAGAAGGAGAAATCACCACACTTACTGAGGCTGATCAACAGGGATTGCTGGTACCAATTAAGATAGATGATAAATTATGGGGGTGTTTGACCCTGCAAACTAGTGCATCTGTAATCCTAACAGAAGAAGTGCAACAGTTTATGCAAACGATCGTTGATCAACTGACGGTAGGGATTAAAAACTATCAGGCAACCATGAGTCGTATATCCATGCAGCAGGAATTAATACGCTTAAATGATGAGCTAGAGGAAATAGTGTTCAATCGTACTAATGCCCTCCTAGAATCCCAACTGCTGCTGAGAACACAGTATGAACAAGATAAATTAATTAATAAAATTATCGATCGGATTCGCAACACCATTGAGCTAACAACAATGTTACAAACGACGGTGCAGGAGGTGCGAGACTTAGTGCAAACAAATAGGGTATTGATTTATCAACTTATGCCTGATGGTACGGGACAAGTTCTGGCAGAAGCAGTAGATAAACATACCCCCAGTTTGTTGGGTATGCGGTTTAATCCAGAAGTATTTCCCCCTGACTGTTACAGCGCCTTTGTCCAAGGGAGAATTTCTATTATTAATAATCCGACTGAGGTGCGGACTCCCTGTCTAGGAGAATTTATGAACTCCTTGGGGGTAAAAGCGGTAGTGGTGATTGGTCTAATTTTGGCTGAACAACTGTGGGGTTTATTAATTTTACATCAGTGCGACCAGGAGCGGGTTTGGCAGCCCACGGAAATCAAACTGTTAGAGCGCATTAGTCGCTCTCTAGCCCTGGGGATTAAACAGGCTGATCTCTATCAGCGTCTGGAAAGACAAGTTAATCAGTTAATTGAATTAAATCAAGTCCTAGAACTGAGACTAAAACAGGAGCAGCTCATCAATTTAATTTCAGAGCAGGTGCGCTGGTCGGGTAGCATTCACGAAATTTTAATCCTAGCAGCAACGGAAATTAGGCACTTCTTAGAAGCAGATCGGGTCTCCATTGTACAGGTCAGAGATGGTAAAGTTATTCGCTCTTTTCAGTCCCCCAGCGATAGTCCCATTACTGCAATTGACTGTGATACACTCCTAGTGGGATTTAACCAGGGTAACTACTATCAAGATAGTCATAAGCTTATCCTGCCTATCCTTATCCAAAATAACAAGAATTGGGGGTTTGTTATTGTATTTAATTGTTTGCCCACTAAATGGAATATTACCACGATTAGACTACTGACCCAGATTACCAGCCAGTTAGGCTTAGCCATCGATCGCTTAACTTTTTACTACAAAATGGAATCGGAACTGCGCCAGAAAAATGCCTTGCTTAAAGAGGTACACCACCGTGTGAAAAACAATTTGCAAATTATGTCCAGTATTCTGCGGATGCAGTCCCGCAAAGTGGATAAGGCGCTTTTGCCTGTTCTTGATGATGCGCAAAACCGAATTTATGCCATGTCACTTGTCCATGAACAACTCTACAGAACTGATAATTTCGCTGCCATCAATATGCGAGATTATGTCCACAGGTTGGTACAGACAATTTTTGGTACCTACCAAGAGCGATCGAAACATATAGAAACGGTGTTAGAGATTCCTGACATTAGTATCCCCCTGGAAAAGACGATTCCTCTGGGCTTAATTCTGAATGAACTCATCACTAATGCAATCAAGTATGCTTTTCCTGAGGGTAGGGGTAAATTTACAATTCAAGTCACCCAGACTGACACAGGGATCGAGATTGTCATAGCAGATAATGGGGTGGGGCTACCTGCTGATTTGGATATCCACAGAGCCAAGACTCTGGGCATGATTTTAGTCGCTGACCTAACGGAGCAACTAGAGGGAAAAATTAGTTACCGCAATGACAATGGCGCGGTATTTACCCTGGTCTTGCCCAACTTTACTTCAACCGCCGATACCTAA
- a CDS encoding site-2 protease family protein, which yields MLTEYLVPIFLLLSTLTLLGWHYLRGKGIGNWQQILVILLPGIGYFVLSLGGIHINPELFLPLCLIAIGIYILLGNYPPPREAKEVKPMVTTNPIENKDDLKQLQGIFGIESFYPTSSQPFRDGYLFKGNLRTEPELAYKQLSTNLEEKFGNKYELFLVNGQDGKPIVIILPPQTIPEQPWWQNVAAVVLLVLGIFSSGVVAGEFLHLDWREHPLPILAYSLGIILFLGAREITQRYIGRQANLSITPPFLLPSLQLGAFGLFSRVLSPFPNRKVLFDFAAAPAITGIVISTVLLMWGLGLTPNLDQGIEVPSQIFQTSILVGTIAKLLLGKSLATTFIVVHPLVLFGWLGMVITALNLLPAGQLEGGRIMQAMFGRQVAGWATLVTLLFLAAASIINSLALYWAGLIFLLLRDQERPMHDELTELDNDRDALGLFLLFWTAVTLLPMSGEVADYLGIGG from the coding sequence ATGTTAACAGAATACCTAGTACCAATTTTCCTACTGTTGTCTACCCTCACGCTCCTAGGATGGCACTACCTAAGGGGGAAGGGCATAGGCAATTGGCAGCAGATACTGGTAATTCTTCTGCCTGGTATTGGTTATTTTGTCCTGAGTTTAGGGGGCATTCATATCAACCCAGAGCTGTTTCTACCCCTTTGTTTAATTGCCATTGGTATTTACATTTTGTTAGGAAACTATCCTCCCCCTAGGGAAGCAAAGGAGGTCAAACCGATGGTGACAACCAACCCGATCGAGAACAAAGACGACCTCAAACAACTGCAGGGAATTTTTGGCATAGAGTCCTTTTATCCTACCTCTTCCCAGCCCTTTCGGGATGGTTATCTGTTCAAGGGAAATTTACGCACGGAGCCAGAGCTTGCCTACAAACAGTTATCAACCAATTTAGAGGAGAAGTTTGGCAATAAATATGAGCTATTCCTGGTAAACGGTCAGGATGGCAAACCGATCGTGATTATTTTACCCCCCCAAACTATTCCTGAGCAGCCCTGGTGGCAAAATGTAGCAGCAGTTGTCCTGTTGGTGCTGGGAATTTTCAGTTCTGGTGTGGTAGCGGGGGAGTTTTTACATTTAGATTGGAGAGAGCATCCCCTGCCAATTTTGGCCTACAGTTTAGGAATAATTTTGTTCTTAGGAGCGCGGGAAATTACTCAGCGCTATATTGGTCGTCAAGCCAATCTCAGCATTACTCCCCCTTTTCTCCTACCCTCGTTACAGCTAGGCGCATTTGGTTTATTCAGTCGGGTTTTATCTCCTTTCCCCAATCGCAAAGTGCTATTTGATTTTGCGGCTGCCCCTGCCATAACTGGTATAGTTATATCGACAGTTTTGTTGATGTGGGGATTAGGGCTGACTCCTAATTTAGACCAGGGGATTGAGGTTCCTAGTCAGATATTTCAAACTTCAATTTTGGTGGGCACGATCGCTAAGTTACTCTTAGGTAAATCCCTAGCTACAACTTTCATTGTTGTCCATCCCCTGGTGCTTTTTGGTTGGTTAGGGATGGTAATCACTGCCCTTAATTTATTACCCGCAGGGCAACTAGAAGGGGGACGGATTATGCAAGCGATGTTTGGTCGCCAGGTGGCGGGATGGGCAACATTAGTGACGCTGTTATTTCTAGCAGCTGCCTCCATTATTAATTCCCTCGCTTTATACTGGGCAGGTCTAATTTTCCTCCTACTTAGAGACCAAGAACGCCCTATGCACGATGAATTGACAGAATTAGATAACGATCGGGATGCCCTGGGCTTATTTCTCCTGTTTTGGACAGCGGTTACTCTGTTACCAATGAGTGGAGAAGTGGCAGATTATTTAGGTATCGGCGGTTGA
- the larC gene encoding nickel pincer cofactor biosynthesis protein LarC, with amino-acid sequence MKIAYFDCPTGIAGDMCLGALLHCGVPFDYLQSVLTSLGMAEAIKITPQTVRRQGQAATYVQVDFPHQEYHHHRHLAEIQEIINRSDLPDPVKTNSLQVFQELAAAEGKVHNVPLEQVHFHEVGALDAILDIVGTCAGLHWLGVEKIYSSPLPKGGGTVQCEHGRLPVPTPAVLQMWQTHRVPLVDNGIPRELVTPTGCAILTGLGAQFGEFPPMQIDRLGLGAGTQELPIPNILRLLVGEALPTLARETITVLETQVDDLSPQVIAYTAEELLHHGALDVFTQAVVMKKGRLGTLITVLCYPDRAAVLEAILFRETSTLGIRRRQQERTILEREHSQAETPWGKVGVKIAHRPGRVTRQPEYEDCARLARSHNVPLGDVLRALE; translated from the coding sequence ATGAAAATAGCTTACTTTGATTGTCCGACGGGCATTGCGGGGGATATGTGCCTAGGGGCGCTGTTGCACTGTGGGGTACCCTTCGATTATCTCCAGAGTGTGCTGACCAGTCTAGGTATGGCTGAGGCAATTAAAATTACTCCCCAAACAGTTCGGCGCCAGGGACAAGCAGCTACCTATGTGCAGGTGGATTTTCCCCACCAGGAGTATCACCACCACCGTCATCTAGCAGAAATTCAAGAAATTATTAACCGATCGGACTTACCTGACCCCGTCAAAACCAACAGTCTCCAGGTTTTTCAGGAACTGGCAGCAGCAGAAGGCAAAGTCCACAACGTTCCTCTAGAACAAGTCCATTTCCACGAGGTAGGGGCGCTAGACGCTATCTTGGATATTGTGGGTACCTGTGCAGGGTTGCACTGGTTAGGGGTAGAAAAAATCTACAGCTCCCCCCTGCCCAAGGGAGGAGGCACTGTCCAGTGTGAACATGGGCGCTTACCTGTCCCCACGCCCGCCGTTTTGCAGATGTGGCAAACACACCGAGTCCCGCTCGTGGATAACGGCATCCCCAGGGAGCTAGTTACTCCTACTGGCTGTGCGATCTTGACCGGTTTGGGGGCCCAGTTTGGTGAGTTTCCCCCGATGCAAATCGATCGTTTAGGTCTCGGTGCAGGCACCCAGGAATTGCCCATCCCCAATATTTTGCGCCTTTTGGTAGGTGAGGCTTTACCAACACTGGCACGGGAGACAATTACAGTATTGGAAACCCAGGTAGATGACCTCTCCCCCCAAGTGATTGCCTATACGGCGGAAGAGCTATTACACCATGGGGCATTAGATGTCTTTACCCAAGCCGTAGTGATGAAAAAGGGGAGACTGGGCACTTTGATTACCGTCCTATGTTATCCCGATCGTGCCGCTGTGCTGGAAGCAATTCTTTTTCGGGAAACTTCCACCCTCGGCATTCGTCGCCGTCAGCAAGAGCGCACCATCCTAGAACGGGAACACAGTCAAGCTGAGACCCCCTGGGGTAAGGTAGGCGTAAAGATTGCTCACCGCCCTGGTCGTGTCACCCGTCAACCCGAATATGAAGACTGTGCTCGCCTTGCCCGCAGCCACAATGTGCCCCTAGGAGATGTTCTCCGTGCCCTTGAGTAG
- a CDS encoding pseudouridine synthase has translation MIQRYRYLVLHKPYGVICQFTPTPTNDRTLQDYIRVPAVYPVGRLDQDSEGLLLLTNDGKLQHRLTDPKFQHPKTYWVQVEGIPQPHQIEQLRQGVTLNFKGKLYHTLPAHVEPIEVNIPDRVPPIRYRAHIPTSWLQITIVEGKNRQIRRMTAQVGLPTLRLVRVKIGDLELGDLPPGQWRDLSSVELACLRSASGSMAK, from the coding sequence ATGATACAACGTTACCGCTATTTAGTCTTGCACAAGCCGTACGGGGTAATTTGTCAGTTCACTCCTACTCCGACTAACGATCGCACTTTGCAGGACTACATTCGGGTTCCCGCTGTTTATCCCGTAGGTAGACTAGACCAAGATAGCGAAGGTCTTCTCCTGCTGACCAATGACGGCAAGTTACAACACCGCCTCACTGACCCCAAATTCCAGCATCCCAAAACCTACTGGGTACAAGTGGAAGGTATCCCCCAACCCCACCAAATAGAACAACTACGCCAGGGTGTCACCCTCAACTTTAAGGGCAAACTCTATCACACCCTCCCTGCCCATGTGGAACCAATAGAAGTAAACATACCCGATCGTGTTCCCCCCATCCGCTACCGTGCCCATATTCCCACCAGTTGGTTGCAAATTACGATCGTGGAGGGGAAAAATCGCCAGATTCGCCGTATGACTGCCCAGGTGGGGTTGCCGACTTTGCGATTAGTGCGGGTAAAAATCGGTGACTTGGAGTTGGGTGACCTGCCCCCAGGACAATGGCGGGATTTGTCTTCTGTGGAACTTGCCTGTCTCCGTTCTGCCTCAGGAAGTATGGCAAAATAA